A portion of the Naumovozyma castellii chromosome 2, complete genome genome contains these proteins:
- the MGM1 gene encoding dynamin-related GTPase MGM1 (ancestral locus Anc_8.628): MSVNPTLSSRIPQATTKLLLVRQTMPRSHIRLNIQQHALRSSHFMFPMTASISHPRLHLPPFNNIHFITTRRHISLFPKIITKVVKLPVYVGGGLAAMGSYVAYKIEEANTFTIDKLNQAKDFSNSMKEKFNRMFGSSESAGNNSNNNNGNPDGTVPTATLLASLVDEEDSTTGDEEDDEDDDDQLNAVDTTHDEMLNLTKQMIEIRSILSKVDSTSANLTLPSIVVIGSQSSGKSSVLESIVGKEFLPKGSNMVTRRPIELTLVNTPGVNETTADFPSLRTYNLKDFKEVKRILMELNMAVPTTEAVSEEPIQLTIKSSSIPDLSLVDLPGYIQVEAADQPTELKTKIRQLCDKYLNEPNIILAISAADVDLANSSALRAAKMADPQGLRTIGVITKLDLISPEAARNILNNRKYPLKMGYVGVITKSNNSTLGLSGTSSLGSGVSHLFGKKNQEDGNKSIASKGLSQQQLQTKQFERSYFHENRKVFANCQVSTKRLREKLIKILEISMSNALEPTSTIIQQELDDTSYLFKVEFNDRQLTPKSYLLNNIDVLKLSIKEFQEKFNRNELKSILKADLDQKVLDFLATRYWKDENFLEISNDYMKNDDEILYWHKKLELASSSLTKIGIGRLSTMLVTNSILKELSNILDCTQLRNHDLIKELVTNTAVNVLNTKYYSTADQVENCIKPFKYEIDLEDRDWNIARDHSINLMKEELRQCNARYDVIKNAIGNKKLQDVMKYLERDSSRTETLGMSKLLLERASEALFLDKRSKLLNFRLKMLRTQCQSKNKKDTCPEIFLDAVSEKLASTAVLFLNVELLSDFFYNFPIELDKRLNVLTSEQVEMFAKEDPKISRHIELQKRKELLELALEKIDSILVFKRSYKNVSKKT, translated from the coding sequence ATGTCCGTAAATCCTACCCTAAGTTCAAGAATACCTCAAGCCACAACAAAACTGCTCCTGGTAAGACAAACCATGCCAAGATCCCACATACGACTTAATATACAGCAACATGCCTTGCGATCGTCTCATTTCATGTTTCCAATGACGGCGTCGATATCGCATCCAAGACTACACTTGCCTCCCTTTAACAATATACATTTTATTACTACGAGGCGCCATATATCGCTATTCCCAAAGATAATCACAAAAGTAGTGAAACTGCCTGTGTATGTGGGTGGCGGATTGGCCGCTATGGGCAGTTATGTAGCCTACAAGATTGAAGAGGCAAATACGTTCACCATCGATAAACTGAATCAGGCAAaggatttttcaaattcgATGAAAGAGAAATTCAATAGAATGTTTGGCTCATCGGAATCAGCAggtaataatagtaataataataatggaaacCCTGATGGAACTGTCCCGACTGCGACATTATTAGCATCTTTAGTGGACGAAGAAGATTCTACCACAggtgatgaagaggatgacgaagatgatgatgaccAATTAAATGCAGTGGATACCACTCATGATGAGATGTTGAATTTAACTAAACAGATGATTGAAATTAGATCCATTTTAAGTAAAGTGGACTCCACATCAGCAAATTTGACATTACCTTCCATTGTGGTAATTGGGTCACAATCTTCTGGTAAATCTTCTGTGTTGGAATCAATTGTTGGGAAAGAATTTTTACCAAAGGGGTCTAATATGGTTACTAGAAGGCCTATTGAATTGACCTTGGTAAATACTCCTGGTGTAAACGAAACTACTGCTGATTTCCCCAGTTTGAGGACATACAACTTAAAGGATTTTAAAGAAGTGAAAAGGATCTTAATGGAATTAAATATGGCCGTACCAACAACGGAGGCAGTATCTGAAGAGCCCATTCAACTAACCATAAAGTCGTCCAGTATACCAGATTTATCTCTGGTGGATTTACCAGGTTATATTCAGGTGGAAGCTGCAGATCAACCAACGGAGCTTAAAACAAAGATTCGTCAATTATGTGATAAATATCTAAATGAACCAAATATCATTTTGGCAATTTCAGCAGCTGATGTAGATCTGGCCAATAGTTCGGCATTAAGAGCTGCCAAAATGGCTGATCCACAAGGGTTAAGAACTATTGGTGTCATTACTAAGTTAGATCTGATAAGTCCAGAAGCTGCAAGAAATATCCtaaataatagaaaatatccattgaagatgggGTACGTGGGTGTAATAACGAAATCAAACAATAGCACACTAGGTCTTTCCGGGACTTCGTCATTAGGTTCAGGCGTGTCACACTTATTTGGTAAAAAGAATCAAGAGGATGGTAACAAATCTATAGCTAGTAAGGGTCTATCACAACAGCAACTACAAACCAAGcaatttgaaagatctTACTTCCATGAGAATAGGAAAGTTTTTGCCAATTGTCAAGTTAGTACCAAACGTTTGAGGGAGAAATTGATCAAGATTTTAGAAATTTCCATGTCGAATGCATTAGAACCTACGTCTACAATCATTCAACAAGAGCTGGATGATACatcatatttatttaaagtGGAATTTAACGATCGTCAATTGACGCCCAAGTCATATCTACTTAATAACATTGATGTCTTAAAGTTATCTATAAAGGAGTTTCAAGAGAAGTTTAATAGAAACGAACTAAAATCAATATTGAAGGCAGATTTGGACCAAAAAGTTTTAGATTTCTTGGCAACAAGGTATTGGaaggatgaaaatttcCTAGAAATCTCCAATGACTATATGAAAAATGATGACGAAATCCTTTATTGGCAtaagaaattggaattaGCCTCTTCTAGCCTAACGAAGATTGGTATTGGTAGATTATCAACCATGCTGGTTACCAATTCAATCTTAAAAGAATTAAGCAACATATTAGACTGTACACAATTGAGGAACCATGATTTGATTAAAGAATTGGTAACAAACACCGCTGTTAACGTTTTGAATACCAAATATTATTCTACGGCAGACCAAGTAGAAAATTGTATTAAGCCATTCAAGTATGAAATTGACTTAGAAGATAGAGATTGGAATATTGCCAGAGATCATTCAATTAATCTAATGAAGGAAGAGTTGCGTCAATGTAACGCGAGATACGATGTTATAAAGAATGCTATTGGCAATAAGAAGTTGCAAGATGTTATGAAGTACTTAGAACGTGATTCTTCGAGAACAGAGACATTAGGTATGTCCAAATTGCTGTTGGAAAGAGCCTCTGAGGCACTATTTCTGGACAAAAGATCAAAGTTACTAAACTTCAGACTTAAGATGTTGAGAACGCAATGCCAATCTAAAAACAAAAAGGATACATGTCCAGAAATTTTCTTAGACGCTGTCAGTGAAAAGCTAGCCTCTACAGCAGTATTGTTTCTAAATGTTGAGTTGCTAAGTGACtttttttataatttccCTATTGAACTTGACAAAAGATTGAATGTACTAACCAGTGAACAGGTAGAAATGTTTGCTAAAGAGGATCCAAAGATTTCAAGACATATCGAATTacaaaagaggaaagaattACTAGAATTAGCCTTGGAAAAGATAGATTCCATCTTAGTCTTCAAAAGAAGTTATAAGAATGTTTCGAAAAAGACATAA
- the RPB10 gene encoding DNA-directed RNA polymerase core subunit RPB10 (ancestral locus Anc_8.627), translating to MIVPVRCFSCGKVVGDKWESYLNMLQEDELDEGTALSRLGLKRYCCRRMILTHVDLIEKFLRYNPLEKRD from the coding sequence ATGATCGTTCCAGTTAGATGTTTCTCCTGTGGTAAGGTTGTTGGTGACAAATGGGAAAGttatttgaatatgttACAAGAAGATGAACTAGATGAAGGTACCGCTCTTTCTAGACTAGGATTGAAGAGATACTGTTGCAGAAGAATGATTTTAACACATGTCGATTTGATCGAAAAGTTCTTGAGATATAATCCTTTGGAAAAGAGAGATTAG
- the NPT1 gene encoding nicotinate phosphoribosyltransferase (ancestral locus Anc_8.625), translating to MVESIIKSFLDTDLYKITMQAAVLKHFPDVKVTYKYTNRSTQFTFNRKCIDWLVEQFKLLANIRFAEDEIQYLKKTVPYLPKQFIDYISQEGYRLHPKEELDFQYELVEGTEDQYNLKLFIRGYWRDTIMYEIPLLALISEAYFKFVDTDWDYEGQKDLAYEKAMRLFHEGIVFCEFGSRRRRSLEGQDLVMQGLVSAANSKSEYKKLLQGTSNVFFAKKYGIPPIGTVAHEWFMGIAAITNDYVNANKLGMDNWIDTFGKEHAGLALTDTFGTEAFLRVLKPPYSDYYVGVRQDSGDPMEVTKTVSHYYHDVLKLPRFSKFICYSDSLNVEKAIKYNAAAKEYGLKATFGIGTNLTNDYHLHSNPELKSEPLNIVIKLLTVDGNPAIKISDNMGKNMGDAATVARVKRELGYVEHKWEGGDEAHRWR from the coding sequence ATGGTGGAGAGCATTATTAAGTCCTTTCTGGATACCGATCTTTATAAGATCACTATGCAAGCCGCAGTGCTGAAACACTTCCCGGACGTCAAAGTTACTTACAAGTATACTAATAGATCCACACAGTTCACGTTCAATAGAAAATGTATCGATTGGTTGGTCGAGCAATTCAAACTGTTGGCCAACATTAGATTTGCTGAGGATGAAATCcagtatttgaaaaagacGGTCCCCTACTTACCAAAGCAATTCATTGACTATATTAGTCAAGAGGGGTATAGACTACACCCGAAGGAAGAACTTGATTTCCAATATGAGTTGGTGGAGGGAACTGAAGATCAGTACAATTTAAAGCTTTTTATTAGGGGTTATTGGAGAGATACAATTATGTATGAGATTCCATTGTTGGCTTTGATTTCAGAAGCctatttcaaatttgttGATACTGATTGGGATTATGAAGGACAAAAAGATTTGGCTTATGAGAAAGCCATGAGACTTTTTCACGAGGGGATTGTTTTTTGCGAATTTGGCTCTAGACGTAGAAGATCTTTGGAAGGACAGGACCTCGTAATGCAAGGTCTTGTGAGTGCAGctaattcaaaatcagaatataagaaattaCTACAAGGAACTTCAAACGTGTTTTTTGCCAAGAAATATGGAATTCCACCAATTGGTACTGTAGCTCATGAATGGTTTATGGGTATTGCAGCCATAACCAATGATTATGTCAATGCTAATAAGCTTGGAATGGATAACTGGATTGATACCTTTGGTAAGGAACATGCCGGCCTTGCATTAACTGATACTTTTGGAACCGAAGCTTTTTTGAGAGTTTTAAAACCTCCATACTCAGATTACTATGTGGGTGTGAGACAGGATTCAGGTGATCCAATGGAAGTCACTAAGACAGTGTCACATTATTATCATGATGTTTTGAAACTACCAAGATTTAGTAAATTCATTTGCTATTCAGATTCACTGAATGTAGAAAAGGCAATAAAATACAATGCTGCAGCAAAAGAGTATGGTTTGAAGGCAActtttggaattggaaccAACCTGACAAATGACTATCATCTCCATTCCAATCCAGAACTTAAGAGTGAGCCGTTGAATATTGTTATAAAATTGTTAACAGTGGATGGTAATCCGGCAATTAAGATCTCAGATAATATGGGGAAGAATATGGGGGATGCCGCCACTGTTGCAAGGGTGAAGAGGGAGCTTGGTTATGTTGAACATAAATGGGAAGGGGGCGATGAAGCACACAGGTGGCGTTAG
- the NOC2 gene encoding mRNA-binding ribosome synthesis protein NOC2 (ancestral locus Anc_8.617): MGKVSKATKKFQSKHLKRTLDQRKENKAHKKRIQGRRGNKTDEEKRAAALTKEDQKLKKSAKEEVFKDMSVEEFFDKGIEIPKENKKLKKAKKDKENDDDNSSSEEEDMATQMADLSKNDPEFYKYLQENDKDLLDFKGTNPLDEADEDDDDDVEKLEINEAEPEIAKIDLTLKLVKKWKKDLRETPNLKLLRNVVNAFKVAVNLNKDENVEDYKYTVTDEKAFHELMFVVLKDLPQVIQKMAPYKNSKGSRTLATGTNVSKISSIVKSHSASLLVLLGDINNTETAALVLHSVDQLLPYILSYRRILKELIKIVVEVWATARDIQIQIATFAFLHNSSKEFKKSMLELVLKTTYSTFIKSCRKTNVRNMPLINFQKNSAAELFGIDQVLGYQVGFEYIRQLAIHLRNTMNATTKKTGKTNPAEAYKIVYNWQFCHSLDFWSRVLSFSCNPEKEQGHESPLRQLIYPLVQVTLGVTRLIPTPQFFPLRFYLIRSLIRLSQNTSVFIPIFPLLSEILTSTAFTKTTSKKRENLEAFDFDHNIKCTQAYLGTRVYQEGLSEQFVDLLSEYFALYCKSVAFPELVTPVIISLRRYVKTSKNVKFNKQLTNIVEKLNQNNTYIQEKRSDVEFSPSNNAEVNRFLNDVAWEKTPLGAYVVIQREIKEEKAKMLRESLEEEDREKEEQAAREAEESDNMEDVDMSDSE; the protein is encoded by the coding sequence ATGGGTAAAGTTTCTAAAGCCACCAAGAAGTTTCAATCGAAACATTTGAAACGTACCTTGGATCAAAGGAAAGAGAACAAAGCTCATAAAAAGAGAATTCAAGGCCGTCGTGGTAATAAGACCgatgaagagaaaagaGCTGCAGCATTAACTAAGGAAGACCAAAAGTTGAAGAAGTCTGCTAAGGAAGAGGTGTTTAAGGACATGTCTGTCGAGGAATTCTTCGATaaaggaattgaaattcctaaggaaaacaagaaattgaagaaagcTAAGAAAGATAAGGAAAATGATGACGataattcttcctctgaagaagaagatatggCCACCCAAATGGCAGACTTATCAAAGAATGATCCTGAATTTTACAAATATTTGcaagaaaatgataaagatTTGTTGGACTTCAAAGGAACCAACCCATTGGATGAAGCGgacgaagatgatgatgatgatgttgaaaaattagaaatAAACGAAGCTGAACCTGAAATAGCAAAGATTGATTTgactttgaaattggtaaaaaaatggaagaaagaCTTACGCGAAACTCCAAACTTAAAACTATTGAGAAATGTGGTTAATGCATTCAAAGTGGCTGTAAATTTAAACAAAGACGAAAATGTGGAAGATTACAAATACACTGTCACAGATGAGAAGGCCTTCCACGAACTAATGTTTGTCGTTTTGAAAGATCTTCCTCAGGTTATTCAGAAAATGGCACCATACAAAAATTCTAAGGGCTCAAGAACCCTAGCAACCGGTACAAAtgtttccaaaatttcatcaattgtaAAATCTCATTCCGCCTCTCTATTGGTTCTTTTAGGAGATATCAATAATACTGAAACAGCTGCTTTAGTCCTTCATTCCGTGGACCAATTGCTACCATACATATTATCATACagaagaattttgaaagaattgattaAGATTGTTGTGGAGGTTTGGGCAACTGCTAGAGAtatccaaattcaaattgcAACTTTTGCCTTTTTACATAATTCTTCCAAGGAATTTAAGAAGTCTATGTTGGAATTAGTTTTAAAGACAACATATTCCACTTTTATCAAGAGCTGTCGTAAAACAAACGTGCGTAACATGCCTTTGATTAATTTCCAGAAGAATTCTGCCGCCGAATTATTTGGTATTGACCAAGTTTTGGGTTATCAAGTCggatttgaatatattagaCAATTGGCAATCCATTTGAGAAATACAATGAACgcaacaacaaagaaaacaGGCAAAACAAACCCAGCGGAGGCTTATAAGATTGTTTATAATTGGCAATTCTGTCATTCTTTGGATTTCTGGTCTCGTGTCTTATCATTCTCTTGTAATCCAGAGAAGGAGCAGGGCCATGAATCACCATTAAGACAGCTAATTTATCCTTTAGTGCAAGTTACGCTTGGTGTGACTAGATTGATTCCAACCCCACAATTTTTTCCATTAAGATTCTATTTGATAAGATCTCTAATTAGATTATCTCAAAACACGTCAGTTTTTATCCCAATCTTCCCACTTCTTTCAGAGATCTTGACTTCAACTGCATTTACAAAAACTACTTCtaagaaaagagaaaatttGGAGGCTTTTGATTTTGACCATAACATCAAATGTACGCAAGCATATTTAGGGACTAGAGTTTACCAAGAGGGTTTATCTGAACAATTTGTTGATTTATTAAGTGAGTACTTTGCTCTATATTGTAAGAGTGTAGCCTTCCCTGAACTGGTTACACCAGTAATCATATCTTTACGTCGTTATGTCAAAACGTCCAAGAATGTGAAATTTAATAAACAGTTGACTAATATTGTAGAAAAGTTGAACCAAAACAATACATACATCCAAGAAAAAAGGTCAGATGTGGAATTTAGTCCAAGTAATAATGCTGAGGTCAACAGATTTTTGAACGATGTTGCTTGGGAAAAAACTCCATTAGGTGCATACGTTGTAATTCAAAGGGAGATTAAGGAAGAAAAGGCAAAGATGTTGAGAGAAAgtttggaagaagaagatagaGAAAAGGAGGAGCAAGCCGCAAGAGAAGCCGAAGAATCAGACAATATGGAAGACGTTGATATGTCCGATTCTGAGTAG
- the RET1 gene encoding DNA-directed RNA polymerase III core subunit RET1 (ancestral locus Anc_8.619), whose translation MSAIGKKKKSSSHKHSHVKDETFEELLKPVYKGKKLTDEINTAEDKWNLLPAFLKVKGLVKQHLDSFNYFVDVDLKKIIKANQVILSDVDPEFYLKYVDIRVGKRSTSSAKDYLTPPHECRLRDMTYSAPIYVDIEYTRGRNIIMHKDVELGRMPIMLRSNKCTLYGIDEKEMAKLNECPLDPGGYFIVNGTEKVILVQEQLSKNRIIVEADEKKGIVQASVTSSTHERRSKTYVITKNDKIYLKHNSITEEIPIVIVLKACGVVSDLEIMQLVCGNDSSYQDIFAVNLEEASRLNIYTQQQALEFIGTKVKTMRRQKLSVLQEGIEAIATTVVAHLTVEALDFREKALYMAMMTRRVVMAIQNPKMVDDRDYVGNKRLELAGQLISLLFEDLFKKFNSDFKATIDKVLKKPNRAMEYDALLSINVHSNNITSGLNRAISTGNWSLKRFKMERAGVTHVLSRLSYISALGMMTRISSQFEKSRKVSGPRALQPSQFGMLCTADTPEGEACGLVKNLALMTHITTDDEEEPIKRLCYILGVEDVSLIDSASLHLNFGVYLNGTLIGTTRFPIKFVSQFRHLRRTGKISEFISIYANSHQKAVHIATDGGRICRPLIIVTKGKSHVTADHLRRLLNGELVFDDFLKLGLVEYLDVNEENDSFIALYEKDIESASTHLEIEPFTILGAVAGLIPYPHHNQSPRNTYQCAMGKQAIGAIAYNQFKRIDTLLYLMIYPQQPMVKTKTIELIDYDKLPAGQNATVAVMSYSGYDIEDALVLNKASIDRGFGRCETRRKTTTVLKRYPNHTQDIIGGMRVDENGEPIWQHKALGADGLGEVGMKVESGQIYINKSVPTNQSNDMTTQAQQAQYRETPVIYRAPEPSHIDQVMMSVSDNDQALIKVLLRQNRRPELGDKFSSRHGQKGVCGIIVKQEDMPFNDQGIVPDIIMNPHGFPSRMTVGKMIELISGKAGVLNGSLEYGTCFGGSKLEDMSKILVDQGFNYSGKDMLYSGITGECLQAYIFFGPIYYQKLKHMVLDKMHARARGPRAVLTRQPTEGRSRDGGLRLGEMERDCVIAYGASQLLLERLMISSDAFEVDVCDKCGLMGYSGWCTTCKSAENIIKMTIPYAAKLLFQELLSMNIAPRLRMEDIFAKR comes from the coding sequence ATGAGTGCAATTGGTAAGAAAAAGAAGTCCTCATCTCATAAGCATTCCCATGTTAAGGATGAAACATTCGAGGAGTTACTGAAACCTGTGTATAAAGGTAAAAAATTGACAGATGAAATTAACACCGCTGAAGATAAATGGAATCTACTACCTGCTTTCTTAAAAGTCAAGGGTTTAGTTAAACAACATTTGGATTcatttaattattttgttgatgtggatttgaagaaaatcaTAAAGGCCAATCAAGTCATTCTGAGTGATGTTGATCCtgaattttatttgaaatacgTGGATATTAGAGTCGGGAAGAGATCTACATCTTCTgcaaaagattatttaaCACCTCCACATGAATGTAGACTAAGAGATATGACATATTCCGCACCAATATATGTTGATATTGAGTATACAAGAGgtagaaatattattatgcACAAAGATGTAGAGTTGGGTAGAATGCCAATCATGTTGAGATCGAATAAATGTACTCTATATGGTATTGATGAAAAGGAGATGGCAAAGTTAAATGAATGTCCCTTGGATCCTGGTGGTTATTTTATTGTTAATGGTACTGAAAAAGTTATTCTTGTTCAAGAGCAGCTGTCCAAAAATCGTATCATTGTTGAAGCTGATGAGAAAAAAGGTATTGTTCAAGCTTCTGTTACTTCCTCTACTCATGAAAGAAGATCAAAAACTTATGTTATTACTAAGAACGATAAAATTTACCTAAAACATAATTCCATTACGGAAGAAATTCCAATCGTTATTGTTTTAAAGGCATGTGGGGTTGTTTCTGATCTAGAGATTATGCAACTGGTTTGTGGTAATGATAGCAGTTACCAAGACATTTTTGCTGTTAATCTGGAAGAAGCTTCCAGATTGAACATATACACTCAACAACAAGCTTTAGAATTCATTGGGACAAAGGTAAAAACCATGAGAAGACAGAAATTATCAGTTCTTCAAGAAGGTATTGAAGCAATTGCCACCACTGTTGTTGCCCATTTGACTGTAGAAGCTTTAGACTTTAGAGAAAAAGCACTTTATATGGCAATGATGACTCGTAGAGTAGTGATGGCCATCCAAAACCCTAAAATGGTCGATGATAGAGATTATGTTGGTAATAAACGTTTAGAATTAGCTGGTCAATTGATTTCCTTACTGTTTGAAGATTTGTTTAAAAAGTTTAACAGTGATTTTAAAGCAACAATTGAtaaagttttgaaaaaacCCAACAGAGCTATGGAATATGATGCcttattatcaattaatgTTCATTCAAACAATATTACAAGCGGGTTAAATAGGGCCATCTCAACAGGTAATTGGTCGCTGAAAAGATTTAAGATGGAAAGGGCTGGTGTTACTCATGTCTTGTCGAGACTATCCTATATTTCTGCATTAGGTATGATGACAAGAATTTCTtctcaatttgaaaaatctagAAAAGTTTCTGGCCCTAGAGCATTGCAACCTTCACAATTTGGTATGTTATGTACAGCAGATACCCCAGAAGGTGAAGCTTGTGGTTTAGTGAAGAATTTAGCGCTGATGACCCATATTACTacagatgatgaggaagaacCAATTAAGAGACTATGTTACATATTAGGTGTGGAAGATGTAAGTTTGATAGACAGTGCGTCGCTACACTTGAATTTTGGTGTTTACTTGAATGGTACCTTAATTGGTACAACAAGATTCCCTATTAAATTTGTCTCACAATTTAGACATTTAAGAAGAACAGGTAAGATTTCCGaatttatttcaatttatgCCAATTCTCACCAAAAGGCTGTCCACATCGCAACTGATGGTGGAAGAATTTGTAGACCTCTAATTATTGTCACAAAGGGCAAATCTCATGTCACGGCTGACCATCTACGCAGATTACTGAATGGTGAACTCGtttttgatgattttttaAAGTTGGGATTGGTTGAGTACTTGGATgtcaatgaagaaaatgattccTTCATTGCCTTATATGAAAAGGACATTGAAAGTGCCAGCACCCATCTAGAAATTGAACCTTTCACAATATTGGGTGCTGTGGCAGGTTTGATCCCATATCCGCACCATAACCAATCACCACGTAATACATACCAATGTGCAATGGGTAAACAAGCTATTGGTGCGATTGCCTACAACCAATTTAAGAGGATCGACACTTTGTTATACCTAATGATATATCCACAACAACCTATGGTTAAGACTAAAACGATTGAGTTGATTGACTATGATAAACTACCAGCTGGACAAAATGCAACTGTTGCTGTTATGTCTTATTCTGGTTACGATATCGAAGATGCCTTAGTCTTAAATAAAGCTTCAATAGATAGAGGTTTTGGACGTTGTGAAACCCGTAGGAAGACAACAACCGTGCTGAAGAGATACCCAAATCATACACAGGACATCATCGGTGGTATGCGTGTTGACGAAAATGGTGAACCAATATGGCAACATAAAGCACTTGGTGCAGATGGTCTTGGTGAAGTCGGTATGAAGGTTGAAAGTGGTCAAATCTATATTAACAAATCCGTCCCAACTAATCAATCTAATGACATGACTACACAAGCTCAACAAGCCCAGTATCGAGAAACACCTGTTATTTACAGAGCTCCAGAGCCATCACACATTGACCAGGTTATGATGTCAGTCTCCGATAATGATCAAGCTTTGATCAAAGTGCTACTAAGACAAAATAGAAGACCAGAGCTAGGTGATAAGTTTTCCTCAAGACATGGTCAAAAAGGTGTTTGCggtattattgttaaaCAAGAAGATATGCCATTTAATGACCAGGGTATTGTTCCAGACATTATCATGAACCCTCATGGTTTCCCATCTCGTATGACTGTCGGTAAAATGATTGAGTTGATTTCTGGTAAAGCTGGTGTTCTAAATGGGTCTTTAGAATACGGTACATGTTTTGGTGGGTCTAAATTAGAAGACATGTCCAAGATCTTAGTTGATCAAGGATTCAACTATTCTGGTAAGGACATGCTTTATTCTGGTATTACTGGGGAATGTCTACAAgcatatattttctttgggccaatttattatcaaaagtTGAAGCATATGGTTTTAGATAAAATGCATGCAAGAGCAAGAGGTCCAAGGGCTGTATTAACTCGTCAACCAACAGAAGGTAGATCGAGAGATGGTGGTTTAAGATTGGGTGAGATGGAAAGAGATTGTGTTATTGCATATGGTGCATctcaattattattagaaagATTAATGATAAGTTCTGACGCATTCGAAGTGGATGTTTGTGACAAATGTGGTTTGATGGGTTACAGTGGGTGGTGTACTACGTGTAAGAGTGCTGAgaatatcatcaaaatgACCATCCCTTATGCTGCCAAGCTGTTATTCCAAGAATTGCTATCCATGAATATTGCTCCAAGATTAAGGATGGAGGATATTTTTGCAAAGcgataa